The Synechococcus sp. MVIR-18-1 region TCCGGCCCGATCCAAAACAAAGGTCACGGGCAGTTTTTGTATCCCGACATCGTGGATCAGTTGATCAAAAGCTCTCTGTAAAAACGTGCTGTAGATGGCCACCACTGGCCTGAGTCCATCGCAAGCCATGCCAGCGGAGAGGGTGACTGCATGCTGCTCAGCAATGCCAACATCGATGTATTGGTCGGGAAGTGCTTTTTGCAGGATGTCCAGGCCAGTTCCAGTCGCCATGGCAGCTGTGATGCCAACAACCTTTGGATTCTGTTCGCAGAGTTTGACCAGGGTTTGTCCAAATACCTTGCTGTAGCTCGGTGGTTTTGGGGTTTTGCTGGGTCTTGCTTTACCAGTACTGAGATTGAAAGCTGACTGTGCGTGGTAACCAACTTGATCGGCTTCTGCGTAGGGATACCCCTTTCCTTTTTTTGTAACAACATGAACCATGACCGGCCCACCAACGCGATGTGCGGCCTGGAACGATCGGGTCATTTCAGCAATGTCATGACCATCAATTGGACCCATATAGGTGAATCCAAGCTCTTCAAAAACGGCACCGACTTTGGGAACAGCGAGGCGGCGCATGCTCTCTTTGAGACGATTCAGCTCTGGTGGAATTTCTCCCCCCATAAAGGGGAGATGGCGCACGCTTTCTTCAACGCTTCCAGACAAAAATTGAAGGGGCGGGCTTAATCGCATCCGGTTGAGGTAGGTCGACAGCGCTCCAACCGGTGGAGAGATCGACATATCGTTGTCGTTTAAAACAACGAGTAGTGGGGTGGATGGCAGATGACCGGCATGGTTGATCGCTTCCAAGGCCATGCCACCGGTTAAGGCACCATCACCAATGACGGCAACACATTTGTAATCAAGACCTTGCCGATCACGGGCCATGGCCATTCCGAGGGCTGCTGAGATGGATGTGCTGGCGTGCCCTGCTCCAAAATGGTCAAAACGACTTTCTGTTCGTTTTAAATAACCGGCCACTCCTCCCTGCTGACGCAGAGAGTCGAAGCTTCCATAGCGTCCGGTAATTAATTTGTGTGGATAGGCCTGATGCCCTACATCCCAAACCACTTTGTCCTGGTCCAGATCAAGGGTTTGGTATAGGGCCAGGGTTAATTCAACAACGCCTAATCCAGGGCCAAGATGTCCGCCGCTGTTTGACACCACTTCTAAATGGCGTTCACGAATTTGCTTGGCCACCTCTTCAAGCTGCGCCGCGGACAGTCCGTGCAGCTGATTGGGATGGGTTAATTCGCTCAGATGCATACCCATCCCAAGACCGATTCAGTCAATCTACGAGCCTCCCCGACCCTTCGCGATGGTGAGTGGTTGTCAGACTGCAGTGATGGATCATTATTTGCCGAGGATCCTGCGCGCCCGCGTCTATGACGTGGCCAGGGAAACCCCTTTAGAACTTGCCAACAACCTGAGCCGAAGGTTGGGCAACAGCGTTTGGTTGAAACGGGAAGACCTTCAACCCGTCTTCTCCTTCAAGTTGCGTGGTGCATACAACCGAATGGCTCAACTTTCTGAAGCTGAGCTGAAACTCGGGGTGATCGCCTCAAGTGCTGGAAATCATGCACAAGGAGTGGCACTTAGTGCATCTCACCTCGGTTGTAGAGCCGTGATCGTGATGCCGGTCACCACCCCTGGCGTGAAAGTTGATGCTGTCCGCCAGTTGGGAGCAGAGGTGGTCCTGCATGGTGAGACTTACGACGAGGCCTATGCGGAGGCCAGGTCACGCAGCGAAGCGGAACAACTTTGCTTTATCCATCCGTTTGACGATCCGGAGGTGATTGCTGGACAGGGAACGGTGGGCATGGAGATCCTCCGACAGTGCCATCAGCCACCCGATGCGATTTATGTGGCTGTGGGTGGTGGTGGTTTGATCGGCGGAATCGCCGTGTACGTGAAAAGTCTCTGGCCTGACGTTCAAATCATTGGTGTTGAACCCCACGACGCTGCCGCCATGACGCTGTCGTTAGAGGCCGGTGAACGCATTCGATTGCCACAGGTGGGTCTATTTGCAGATGGAGTCGCTGTCCGTGAGGTGGGTGAGCACACCTTTGCTTTGGCCCAGAAGTACGTTGATGACATCGTCACGGTGAGCACCGATGAAATCTGTGCAGCCATCAAAGATGTTTTTGAAGACACCCGTTCGATTCTCGAACCGGCAGGTGCCCTCGCGATTGCGGGACTCAAGGCTGATGTAAGCCGGCGGTCGCTTCAGAATCAAAACCTTGTTGCTGTTGCCTGTGGAGCGAACATCAATTTCGCGCGCCTGCGCTTCGTTGCTGAGCGTGCCGAATTAGGTGAGGAACGTGAAGCGATGCTCGCCGTAGAAATCCCCGAGCGTCCGGGAAGTCTTCGCTGCCTATGTGAATTGCTGGCAGACCGGAGCCTGACTGAATTTTCCTATCGAATGGGGGCTGGTGATCAGGCCCACATTTTCATGGGCGTTCAGGTGAGCGGGCCCGATGACAGAGCGACTTTGATCGACCATCTCAAAGCGCACGGTTATGCCTGCCTAGATCTCAGTGACGATGAACTCTCGAAGGTGCATCTCCGGCACATGGTTGGGGGTCGACTCCCCGCGAGTTCATCGGCCAGCAATGTTCAGGAGCTGCTTTATCGCTTTGAGTTTCCAGAGCGCCCAGGGGCCTTAATGCGCTTCGTGACGGCCTTGCATCGCGACTGGAGCATCAGCATTTTCCACTACAGAAATCATGGAGCTGATGTTGGTCGGATTGTGGTCGGTGTTCTTGTTAGCACCGATGATCTCAAGGACTGGCAATCCTTCCTAAGTGACCTTGGTTACAGCAGTTGGGAAGAAACAAGTAATCCTGCTTACCAACTCTTTCTTGGTGGATGAGGTGGTGTGAATGGCTAAAACCTGCACCAGCGTTACTTTGAAACCGGTTCATATGGGGAGGTAATGGCACAAGGATTGGAGCGAAGCAACATGCAGGAGTTCAATCTCTCTCTTCCAGCTCGCTTGGAGGCCATCCTCTACCTGAAGGGAAAAGCCCTCTCCCTTTCGGAGTTGGCTGAGCTAGCTGACGCCAGTGAAAAAGAAGCTGAACAGGGCTTACTCGCGTTGGTTGCTGGTTATGCCCAACGGGATACGGCTTTAGAAATTCATGAAAACAGCGGACGTTACAGCCTTCAGCTTCGGGCTGGTCTTGGAGAACTGGTTCGTAATCTTCTACCGGTCAATCTGTCCACCGCAACGCTGAGAACGCTTGCAACGATTGCCTTGAAACGACGAATTCTTCAGTCGGAGCTCGTTGAATTAAGGGGGTCAGGCGCCTACGACCACATCAAAGAGCTGCTCAGTCAGAACTTCATTGAACGCAAACGCCAAAGCGAGGGGCGCTCGTATTGGCTCAGCCTTTCTGAAAAGTTTCATCGCACATTTTCTGTGCTTCCTGATAGAGGGATCTCAGAACCAGACCAGGCTGCATAAAGTTCACCTATTACTCACGCTCAAGAAGCACCAATGGATTTGAGTTTTGTTTCCACCTTTCTTCAGATCATTGCCCAGACGCTACAGATTTATTCGTTTGTCTTAATCGTTCGAGTGCTTCTCACCTGGTTCCCAAATGTGGATATGGGGAACCCAGTGCTTAGCACCGTGAGTTCGATTACCGACCCCTACCTCAATGCCTTTCGGGGCCTGATCCCTCCACTAGGAGGGCTGGATCTTTCTGCCATTCTCGCCTTCGTTGCCCTGAGCTTGATGCAGCAGCTCCTGGTGTCCGCCAGTTACGCGTTTGCCGGTGGCTTTGGCAACTACGGCTAAGGACGATTTGAGTATGGACAATTTGAGACAAGGGCCTCAGCGATGATCGCCGCTCCCTTTCAGCTGCCCACGCGCTGAACGATCACGCAATTTGCTGAGGTTTTGGTTGGCCACATCCTCCAGCTCATACCCAAGTTCGCTGGCTAGTTGAGCGACGTACCAGAGCACATCACCCAGCTCCAGGGCAATCTCAGCTCTTACCTCATCGTCAAAGTGTCCTGCTCGATCGCGTAGCACCTTTTTCACTTTGTCTGCGACCTCCCCCGCCTCACCAGTCAGTCCGAGGGTTGGATAGATGGGATTGCTGCCAGCATCTGGGTACAGAGCGGTGAGCCGTGCAGCGGCCTGATAGGCATTCAGGTCCATACGAAACATGTTGAAGAGAGTCATCATCCAACAAGTTGTCGAGTCCAAAAGGGCAAGACGGTAGATTCCGCAAGCTTCAAGACCTGTGGATGGCCCAGATCGATCTAACCCGTAGAACCAAGATCGTGGCCACCATTGGGCCCGCAACGGAAAGCCCTGAAAGGATCCGTGAACTGATTCAAGCCGGAGCGACCACGTTTCGACTGAACTTCTCCCATGGAGATCACAGCGAGCACGCTGAAAGGATCGCCACGATTCGACAGGTGGCCCACGAATTGGGAGCCCACATCGGCATCCTTCAGGATCTTCAGGGTCCAAAGATCCGCTTAGGTCGGTTCGAAGAAGGTCCGATCACGCTCGCGAAAGGTGATCAATTCGCACTCACGGCTAAGCAGGTGCGTTGCAATCAGACGGTTGCAACGGTCACCTACGACAAGCTGGCCGAAGAAGTGTCTGCTGGAAGTCGCATCCTTCTTGATGACGGTCGCGTTGAAATGAAGGTTGAGCGAGTCGATGCCGTCGACCAGACCCTTCACTGCTCGGTCACGGTTCCTGGCGTGTTGTCCAACAACAAGGGGGTGAATTTCCCTGATGTGCAGCTCTCTGTAAGAGCTCTCACCACAAAAGATCGTCAGGATCTCGCCTTTGGTCTTCAGCAGGGTGTGGACTGGGTCGCGCTGAGCTTCGTGCGCAACCCCTCTGACATGCAGGAGATCAGAGAACTGATTCGTAAGCACGGTTACACCACTCCTGTGGTCGCAAAAATCGAAAAGTTCGAAGCGATTGATCAAATTGACGCGATCTTGCCGCTTTGTGATGGCGTGATGGTGGCCCGTGGAGATCTAGGGGTTGAAATGCCCGCAGAAGAGGTTCCTCTCCTTCAAAAAGATCTGATCCACAAAGCCAACAGCCTCGGGATTCCGATCATTACGGCAACTCAGATGCTCGATTCCATGGCTTCGAGCCCTAGACCTACGCGTGCCGAGGTGAGTGACGTTGCCAACGCCATCCTTGATGGCACTGATGCCGTGATGCTGTCCAATGAAACCGCCGTAGGTGACTTTCCTGTTGAGGCCGTTGAGACGATGGCGACGATCGCCAGACGGATCGAACGCGATTATCCCCAACGGCCCATTGATACCCATCTGCCGAGCACGATTCCGAATGCGATCAGTGGGGCAGTGAGCAGCATTGCTCGCCAGCTCAATGCCGCGGCGATTTTGCCCTTAACCAAAAGTGGTGCCACCGCTCATAACGTCAGTAAATTCAGGCCCTCTACTCCCATCCTTGCGATCACCAGCGAAGTCAATGTGGCGCGCAAACTTCAATTGGTTTGGGGTGTGTCACCACTGCTGATTGAAACCCAGAAGAGCACCACCGCGACCTTCACCTTGGCGATGGCTTACGCCCAAGAGCTTGGTGTGGTGAAAGACGGTGATCTTTGCGTGCAAACAGCGGGAACACTGGCTGGAATTAGTGGCTCTACAGATTTGATCAAAGTGGGGATTGTGAGTGCTGTTCTCGGTCGAGGTACGGGCTTTGGAAGTGGCTCTGTTAGCGGAAAAGTACGCATAGCGATGTCTGCAAGTGATTGCGCCCGACTCGAACCAGGAGACATCCTTGTGGCTCGTGAAACGACAGCTGACTACCTCGACGGCATTCGTGAAGCTGCAGCTGTCATCACAGAACAACCTGGAGAGGATTCTCACGCTGCCGTCATCGCCAAACGACTGGGCGTTCCAGTGATCACAGGGGTGGTCAATGCCACGCAAGACCTTAGAGAAGGCGAAGTTGTCACCTTGCACGTGAAAGATGGTTTGGTTCATCGGGGTACCGGCAGCAACGTGGCGATGAAATTAGACACCATGCTCTGAGTTAGGTCCCTAACCGTTCATGGCTAGCAAGCTGCCTCTTGCCGACACCGTCGGCATGGCTCTCACCACACTCAAGGCAAATCGCTTACGTAGTTTGCTCACGATGCTTGGCATCGTGATTGGTAATGCCTCCGTCATCACGCTGGTTGGTGTGGGACGAGGTGCCCAAAATTTGGCGGAGAACCAGCTCAGCAGTCTTGGAGCCAACGTGTTGTTTGTGGTTCCTGGGAGCAATGACACGCGAAGGCAGGGGGTGGCATTTCCGCGAACCTTGGTGCTGGACGATGCCACTGCCATTGCAACTCAAGTTCCAAGTGTCAAACGGGTCGCTCCTCAGATCTCAGCCAATGAAGTGGTGCAGGCGGGAGCGAGGAGTACGAGCGCCTCGATCTCAGG contains the following coding sequences:
- the dxs gene encoding 1-deoxy-D-xylulose-5-phosphate synthase; translated protein: MHLSELTHPNQLHGLSAAQLEEVAKQIRERHLEVVSNSGGHLGPGLGVVELTLALYQTLDLDQDKVVWDVGHQAYPHKLITGRYGSFDSLRQQGGVAGYLKRTESRFDHFGAGHASTSISAALGMAMARDRQGLDYKCVAVIGDGALTGGMALEAINHAGHLPSTPLLVVLNDNDMSISPPVGALSTYLNRMRLSPPLQFLSGSVEESVRHLPFMGGEIPPELNRLKESMRRLAVPKVGAVFEELGFTYMGPIDGHDIAEMTRSFQAAHRVGGPVMVHVVTKKGKGYPYAEADQVGYHAQSAFNLSTGKARPSKTPKPPSYSKVFGQTLVKLCEQNPKVVGITAAMATGTGLDILQKALPDQYIDVGIAEQHAVTLSAGMACDGLRPVVAIYSTFLQRAFDQLIHDVGIQKLPVTFVLDRAGIVGADGPTHQGQYDISYMRAIPNFTVMAPKDEAELQRMLVTCLHHDGPTALRIPRGPGEGVPLMEEGWEALPIGFGEVVREGNDVLIVAYGAMVPKAVATAKCLSAVGVEATVINARFLRPLDEALIHPMAQKIGKIITMEEGALPGGFGSAVLESLQEKGLAIPMLRIGIPDRLVDHATPQQSFEALGLTPDQMAVRIKKHFVLPTTGFLKLEEKSPAEVSSAG
- the ilvA gene encoding threonine ammonia-lyase, biosynthetic, which codes for MDHYLPRILRARVYDVARETPLELANNLSRRLGNSVWLKREDLQPVFSFKLRGAYNRMAQLSEAELKLGVIASSAGNHAQGVALSASHLGCRAVIVMPVTTPGVKVDAVRQLGAEVVLHGETYDEAYAEARSRSEAEQLCFIHPFDDPEVIAGQGTVGMEILRQCHQPPDAIYVAVGGGGLIGGIAVYVKSLWPDVQIIGVEPHDAAAMTLSLEAGERIRLPQVGLFADGVAVREVGEHTFALAQKYVDDIVTVSTDEICAAIKDVFEDTRSILEPAGALAIAGLKADVSRRSLQNQNLVAVACGANINFARLRFVAERAELGEEREAMLAVEIPERPGSLRCLCELLADRSLTEFSYRMGAGDQAHIFMGVQVSGPDDRATLIDHLKAHGYACLDLSDDELSKVHLRHMVGGRLPASSSASNVQELLYRFEFPERPGALMRFVTALHRDWSISIFHYRNHGADVGRIVVGVLVSTDDLKDWQSFLSDLGYSSWEETSNPAYQLFLGG
- the scpB gene encoding SMC-Scp complex subunit ScpB, with product MQEFNLSLPARLEAILYLKGKALSLSELAELADASEKEAEQGLLALVAGYAQRDTALEIHENSGRYSLQLRAGLGELVRNLLPVNLSTATLRTLATIALKRRILQSELVELRGSGAYDHIKELLSQNFIERKRQSEGRSYWLSLSEKFHRTFSVLPDRGISEPDQAA
- a CDS encoding YggT family protein, producing the protein MDLSFVSTFLQIIAQTLQIYSFVLIVRVLLTWFPNVDMGNPVLSTVSSITDPYLNAFRGLIPPLGGLDLSAILAFVALSLMQQLLVSASYAFAGGFGNYG
- a CDS encoding nucleoside triphosphate pyrophosphohydrolase family protein, with product MDLNAYQAAARLTALYPDAGSNPIYPTLGLTGEAGEVADKVKKVLRDRAGHFDDEVRAEIALELGDVLWYVAQLASELGYELEDVANQNLSKLRDRSARGQLKGSGDHR
- the pyk gene encoding pyruvate kinase, with product MAQIDLTRRTKIVATIGPATESPERIRELIQAGATTFRLNFSHGDHSEHAERIATIRQVAHELGAHIGILQDLQGPKIRLGRFEEGPITLAKGDQFALTAKQVRCNQTVATVTYDKLAEEVSAGSRILLDDGRVEMKVERVDAVDQTLHCSVTVPGVLSNNKGVNFPDVQLSVRALTTKDRQDLAFGLQQGVDWVALSFVRNPSDMQEIRELIRKHGYTTPVVAKIEKFEAIDQIDAILPLCDGVMVARGDLGVEMPAEEVPLLQKDLIHKANSLGIPIITATQMLDSMASSPRPTRAEVSDVANAILDGTDAVMLSNETAVGDFPVEAVETMATIARRIERDYPQRPIDTHLPSTIPNAISGAVSSIARQLNAAAILPLTKSGATAHNVSKFRPSTPILAITSEVNVARKLQLVWGVSPLLIETQKSTTATFTLAMAYAQELGVVKDGDLCVQTAGTLAGISGSTDLIKVGIVSAVLGRGTGFGSGSVSGKVRIAMSASDCARLEPGDILVARETTADYLDGIREAAAVITEQPGEDSHAAVIAKRLGVPVITGVVNATQDLREGEVVTLHVKDGLVHRGTGSNVAMKLDTML